The following coding sequences lie in one Arachis ipaensis cultivar K30076 chromosome B05, Araip1.1, whole genome shotgun sequence genomic window:
- the LOC107641760 gene encoding uncharacterized protein LOC107641760 isoform X1, whose protein sequence is MSSVNLNTSFLFHQGSRSRSPTFHLFHTLTKLPISSITTKKPQKGNRFFPFPSFSVSVVLTKEEVLKGKEENKESEKPAFNFKSYMVNRARNFDNLPSLRHFEDLMVTPLALTVCHGGSAGAVTEGAPELLPKEKDSEGGEGGNKQGQQGKASEGEERASESPCKAESQRGMMKSSDKPPKGSNSGTLAAESPVVNNRSDAELQGSPATPNMDVKAESKNFSQELQQLREYCMNQKSIDSMLAEVWSEASEESHRISKLLQVYSFRMFCKED, encoded by the exons ATGAGTTCCGTGAACCTCAACACAAGTTTCCTGTTCCACCAAGGCAGCAGATCCAGATCTCCAACTTTTCATCTGTTCCACACACTCACAAAACTCCCCATTTCTTCAATTACCACGAAGAAGCCACAAAAAGGGAATCGATTTTTTCCTTTTCCTTCATTCTCGGTCTCCGTGGTGCTTACCAAAGAAGAAGTCCTCAAGggcaaagaagaaaataaagagagcGAGAAACCCGCTTTCAATTTCAAGTCCTATATGGTCAATAGAGCGAGAAACTTTGACAACCTCCCCTCGCTGCGCCATTTTGAGGATTTGATGGTGACTCCCTTGGCGCTCACCGTCTGTCACGGAGGGAGCGCCGGAGCTGTCACAGAGGGAGCGCCGGAGCTTCTCCCGAAAGAGAAGGATTCAGAAGGCGGCGAAGGTGGAAACAAACAAGGACAACAAGGGAAGGCGTCAGAGGGAGAAGAACGAGCTAGCGAATCGCCTTGCAAAGCTGAGTCGCAGCGCGGCATGATGAAGAGTTCAGATAAACCTCCGAAGGGGTCGAATTCAGGAACCCTAGCTGCTGAATCACCTGTTGTGAACAATCGGAGTGATG CAGAATTGCAGGGGAGCCCTGCTACGCCGAATATGGATGTCAAAGCTGAAAGTAAG AACTTCTCTCAAGAGCTTCAACAGCTTCGGGAGTATTGCATGAACCAGAAATCCATTGATTCAATG CTGGCGGAAGTATGGTCAGAAGCAAGTGAAGAGTCCCACAGGATCTCGAAGCTATTACAGGTGTACTCATTCAGAATGTTCTGCAAAGAAGATTGA
- the LOC107641760 gene encoding uncharacterized protein LOC107641760 isoform X2, with protein sequence MSSVNLNTSFLFHQGSRSRSPTFHLFHTLTKLPISSITTKKPQKGNRFFPFPSFSVSVVLTKEEVLKGKEENKESEKPAFNFKSYMVNRARNFDNLPSLRHFEDLMVTPLALTVCHGGSAGAVTEGAPELLPKEKDSEGGEGGNKQGQQGKASEGEERASESPCKAESQRGMMKSSDKPPKGSNSGTLAAESPVVNNRSDELQGSPATPNMDVKAESKNFSQELQQLREYCMNQKSIDSMLAEVWSEASEESHRISKLLQVYSFRMFCKED encoded by the exons ATGAGTTCCGTGAACCTCAACACAAGTTTCCTGTTCCACCAAGGCAGCAGATCCAGATCTCCAACTTTTCATCTGTTCCACACACTCACAAAACTCCCCATTTCTTCAATTACCACGAAGAAGCCACAAAAAGGGAATCGATTTTTTCCTTTTCCTTCATTCTCGGTCTCCGTGGTGCTTACCAAAGAAGAAGTCCTCAAGggcaaagaagaaaataaagagagcGAGAAACCCGCTTTCAATTTCAAGTCCTATATGGTCAATAGAGCGAGAAACTTTGACAACCTCCCCTCGCTGCGCCATTTTGAGGATTTGATGGTGACTCCCTTGGCGCTCACCGTCTGTCACGGAGGGAGCGCCGGAGCTGTCACAGAGGGAGCGCCGGAGCTTCTCCCGAAAGAGAAGGATTCAGAAGGCGGCGAAGGTGGAAACAAACAAGGACAACAAGGGAAGGCGTCAGAGGGAGAAGAACGAGCTAGCGAATCGCCTTGCAAAGCTGAGTCGCAGCGCGGCATGATGAAGAGTTCAGATAAACCTCCGAAGGGGTCGAATTCAGGAACCCTAGCTGCTGAATCACCTGTTGTGAACAATCGGAGTGATG AATTGCAGGGGAGCCCTGCTACGCCGAATATGGATGTCAAAGCTGAAAGTAAG AACTTCTCTCAAGAGCTTCAACAGCTTCGGGAGTATTGCATGAACCAGAAATCCATTGATTCAATG CTGGCGGAAGTATGGTCAGAAGCAAGTGAAGAGTCCCACAGGATCTCGAAGCTATTACAGGTGTACTCATTCAGAATGTTCTGCAAAGAAGATTGA
- the LOC107641760 gene encoding uncharacterized protein LOC107641760 isoform X3 yields the protein MSSVNLNTSFLFHQGSRSRSPTFHLFHTLTKLPISSITTKKPQKGNRFFPFPSFSVSVVLTKEEVLKGKEENKESEKPAFNFKSYMVNRARNFDNLPSLRHFEDLMVTPLALTVCHGGSAGAVTEGAPELLPKEKDSEGGEGGNKQGQQGKASEGEERASESPCKAESQRGMMKSSDKPPKGSNSGTLAAESPVVNNRSDAELQGSPATPNMDVKAESKLAEVWSEASEESHRISKLLQVYSFRMFCKED from the exons ATGAGTTCCGTGAACCTCAACACAAGTTTCCTGTTCCACCAAGGCAGCAGATCCAGATCTCCAACTTTTCATCTGTTCCACACACTCACAAAACTCCCCATTTCTTCAATTACCACGAAGAAGCCACAAAAAGGGAATCGATTTTTTCCTTTTCCTTCATTCTCGGTCTCCGTGGTGCTTACCAAAGAAGAAGTCCTCAAGggcaaagaagaaaataaagagagcGAGAAACCCGCTTTCAATTTCAAGTCCTATATGGTCAATAGAGCGAGAAACTTTGACAACCTCCCCTCGCTGCGCCATTTTGAGGATTTGATGGTGACTCCCTTGGCGCTCACCGTCTGTCACGGAGGGAGCGCCGGAGCTGTCACAGAGGGAGCGCCGGAGCTTCTCCCGAAAGAGAAGGATTCAGAAGGCGGCGAAGGTGGAAACAAACAAGGACAACAAGGGAAGGCGTCAGAGGGAGAAGAACGAGCTAGCGAATCGCCTTGCAAAGCTGAGTCGCAGCGCGGCATGATGAAGAGTTCAGATAAACCTCCGAAGGGGTCGAATTCAGGAACCCTAGCTGCTGAATCACCTGTTGTGAACAATCGGAGTGATG CAGAATTGCAGGGGAGCCCTGCTACGCCGAATATGGATGTCAAAGCTGAAAGTAAG CTGGCGGAAGTATGGTCAGAAGCAAGTGAAGAGTCCCACAGGATCTCGAAGCTATTACAGGTGTACTCATTCAGAATGTTCTGCAAAGAAGATTGA
- the LOC107641760 gene encoding uncharacterized protein LOC107641760 isoform X4, whose protein sequence is MSSVNLNTSFLFHQGSRSRSPTFHLFHTLTKLPISSITTKKPQKGNRFFPFPSFSVSVVLTKEEVLKGKEENKESEKPAFNFKSYMVNRARNFDNLPSLRHFEDLMVTPLALTVCHGGSAGAVTEGAPELLPKEKDSEGGEGGNKQGQQGKASEGEERASESPCKAESQRGMMKSSDKPPKGSNSGTLAAESPVVNNRSDELQGSPATPNMDVKAESKLAEVWSEASEESHRISKLLQVYSFRMFCKED, encoded by the exons ATGAGTTCCGTGAACCTCAACACAAGTTTCCTGTTCCACCAAGGCAGCAGATCCAGATCTCCAACTTTTCATCTGTTCCACACACTCACAAAACTCCCCATTTCTTCAATTACCACGAAGAAGCCACAAAAAGGGAATCGATTTTTTCCTTTTCCTTCATTCTCGGTCTCCGTGGTGCTTACCAAAGAAGAAGTCCTCAAGggcaaagaagaaaataaagagagcGAGAAACCCGCTTTCAATTTCAAGTCCTATATGGTCAATAGAGCGAGAAACTTTGACAACCTCCCCTCGCTGCGCCATTTTGAGGATTTGATGGTGACTCCCTTGGCGCTCACCGTCTGTCACGGAGGGAGCGCCGGAGCTGTCACAGAGGGAGCGCCGGAGCTTCTCCCGAAAGAGAAGGATTCAGAAGGCGGCGAAGGTGGAAACAAACAAGGACAACAAGGGAAGGCGTCAGAGGGAGAAGAACGAGCTAGCGAATCGCCTTGCAAAGCTGAGTCGCAGCGCGGCATGATGAAGAGTTCAGATAAACCTCCGAAGGGGTCGAATTCAGGAACCCTAGCTGCTGAATCACCTGTTGTGAACAATCGGAGTGATG AATTGCAGGGGAGCCCTGCTACGCCGAATATGGATGTCAAAGCTGAAAGTAAG CTGGCGGAAGTATGGTCAGAAGCAAGTGAAGAGTCCCACAGGATCTCGAAGCTATTACAGGTGTACTCATTCAGAATGTTCTGCAAAGAAGATTGA
- the LOC107641760 gene encoding uncharacterized protein LOC107641760 isoform X10: protein MSSVNLNTSFLFHQGSRSRSPTFHLFHTLTKLPISSITTKKPQKGNRFFPFPSFSVSVVLTKEEVLKGKEENKESEKPAFNFKSYMVNRARNFDNLPSLRHFEDLMVTPLALTVCHGGSAGAVTEGAPELLPKEKDSEGGEGGNKQGQQGKASEGEERASESPCKAESQRGMMKSSDKPPKGSNSGTLAAESPVVNNRSDAELQGSPATPNMDVKAESKFLMVTAGGSMVRSK from the exons ATGAGTTCCGTGAACCTCAACACAAGTTTCCTGTTCCACCAAGGCAGCAGATCCAGATCTCCAACTTTTCATCTGTTCCACACACTCACAAAACTCCCCATTTCTTCAATTACCACGAAGAAGCCACAAAAAGGGAATCGATTTTTTCCTTTTCCTTCATTCTCGGTCTCCGTGGTGCTTACCAAAGAAGAAGTCCTCAAGggcaaagaagaaaataaagagagcGAGAAACCCGCTTTCAATTTCAAGTCCTATATGGTCAATAGAGCGAGAAACTTTGACAACCTCCCCTCGCTGCGCCATTTTGAGGATTTGATGGTGACTCCCTTGGCGCTCACCGTCTGTCACGGAGGGAGCGCCGGAGCTGTCACAGAGGGAGCGCCGGAGCTTCTCCCGAAAGAGAAGGATTCAGAAGGCGGCGAAGGTGGAAACAAACAAGGACAACAAGGGAAGGCGTCAGAGGGAGAAGAACGAGCTAGCGAATCGCCTTGCAAAGCTGAGTCGCAGCGCGGCATGATGAAGAGTTCAGATAAACCTCCGAAGGGGTCGAATTCAGGAACCCTAGCTGCTGAATCACCTGTTGTGAACAATCGGAGTGATG CAGAATTGCAGGGGAGCCCTGCTACGCCGAATATGGATGTCAAAGCTGAAAGTAAG TTTCTGATGGTTACAGCTGGCGGAAGTATGGTCAGAAGCAAGTGA
- the LOC107641760 gene encoding uncharacterized protein LOC107641760 isoform X11, which yields MSSVNLNTSFLFHQGSRSRSPTFHLFHTLTKLPISSITTKKPQKGNRFFPFPSFSVSVVLTKEEVLKGKEENKESEKPAFNFKSYMVNRARNFDNLPSLRHFEDLMVTPLALTVCHGGSAGAVTEGAPELLPKEKDSEGGEGGNKQGQQGKASEGEERASESPCKAESQRGMMKSSDKPPKGSNSGTLAAESPVVNNRSDELQGSPATPNMDVKAESKFLMVTAGGSMVRSK from the exons ATGAGTTCCGTGAACCTCAACACAAGTTTCCTGTTCCACCAAGGCAGCAGATCCAGATCTCCAACTTTTCATCTGTTCCACACACTCACAAAACTCCCCATTTCTTCAATTACCACGAAGAAGCCACAAAAAGGGAATCGATTTTTTCCTTTTCCTTCATTCTCGGTCTCCGTGGTGCTTACCAAAGAAGAAGTCCTCAAGggcaaagaagaaaataaagagagcGAGAAACCCGCTTTCAATTTCAAGTCCTATATGGTCAATAGAGCGAGAAACTTTGACAACCTCCCCTCGCTGCGCCATTTTGAGGATTTGATGGTGACTCCCTTGGCGCTCACCGTCTGTCACGGAGGGAGCGCCGGAGCTGTCACAGAGGGAGCGCCGGAGCTTCTCCCGAAAGAGAAGGATTCAGAAGGCGGCGAAGGTGGAAACAAACAAGGACAACAAGGGAAGGCGTCAGAGGGAGAAGAACGAGCTAGCGAATCGCCTTGCAAAGCTGAGTCGCAGCGCGGCATGATGAAGAGTTCAGATAAACCTCCGAAGGGGTCGAATTCAGGAACCCTAGCTGCTGAATCACCTGTTGTGAACAATCGGAGTGATG AATTGCAGGGGAGCCCTGCTACGCCGAATATGGATGTCAAAGCTGAAAGTAAG TTTCTGATGGTTACAGCTGGCGGAAGTATGGTCAGAAGCAAGTGA
- the LOC107641760 gene encoding uncharacterized protein LOC107641760 isoform X5, which yields MSSVNLNTSFLFHQGSRSRSPTFHLFHTLTKLPISSITTKKPQKGNRFFPFPSFSVSVVLTKEEVLKGKEENKESEKPAFNFKSYMVNRARNFDNLPSLRHFEDLMVTPLALTVCHGGSAGAVTEGAPELLPKEKDSEGGEGGNKQGQQGKASEGEERASESPCKAESQRGMMKSSDKPPKGSNSGTLAAESPVVNNRSDAELQGSPATPNMDVKAESKNFSQELQQLREYCMNQKSIDSMGFSF from the exons ATGAGTTCCGTGAACCTCAACACAAGTTTCCTGTTCCACCAAGGCAGCAGATCCAGATCTCCAACTTTTCATCTGTTCCACACACTCACAAAACTCCCCATTTCTTCAATTACCACGAAGAAGCCACAAAAAGGGAATCGATTTTTTCCTTTTCCTTCATTCTCGGTCTCCGTGGTGCTTACCAAAGAAGAAGTCCTCAAGggcaaagaagaaaataaagagagcGAGAAACCCGCTTTCAATTTCAAGTCCTATATGGTCAATAGAGCGAGAAACTTTGACAACCTCCCCTCGCTGCGCCATTTTGAGGATTTGATGGTGACTCCCTTGGCGCTCACCGTCTGTCACGGAGGGAGCGCCGGAGCTGTCACAGAGGGAGCGCCGGAGCTTCTCCCGAAAGAGAAGGATTCAGAAGGCGGCGAAGGTGGAAACAAACAAGGACAACAAGGGAAGGCGTCAGAGGGAGAAGAACGAGCTAGCGAATCGCCTTGCAAAGCTGAGTCGCAGCGCGGCATGATGAAGAGTTCAGATAAACCTCCGAAGGGGTCGAATTCAGGAACCCTAGCTGCTGAATCACCTGTTGTGAACAATCGGAGTGATG CAGAATTGCAGGGGAGCCCTGCTACGCCGAATATGGATGTCAAAGCTGAAAGTAAG AACTTCTCTCAAGAGCTTCAACAGCTTCGGGAGTATTGCATGAACCAGAAATCCATTGATTCAATG GGTTTCAGTTTCTGA
- the LOC107641760 gene encoding uncharacterized protein LOC107641760 isoform X6, protein MSSVNLNTSFLFHQGSRSRSPTFHLFHTLTKLPISSITTKKPQKGNRFFPFPSFSVSVVLTKEEVLKGKEENKESEKPAFNFKSYMVNRARNFDNLPSLRHFEDLMVTPLALTVCHGGSAGAVTEGAPELLPKEKDSEGGEGGNKQGQQGKASEGEERASESPCKAESQRGMMKSSDKPPKGSNSGTLAAESPVVNNRSDAELQGSPATPNMDVKAESKETDGPQFFFQIYKSLNSLSLSF, encoded by the exons ATGAGTTCCGTGAACCTCAACACAAGTTTCCTGTTCCACCAAGGCAGCAGATCCAGATCTCCAACTTTTCATCTGTTCCACACACTCACAAAACTCCCCATTTCTTCAATTACCACGAAGAAGCCACAAAAAGGGAATCGATTTTTTCCTTTTCCTTCATTCTCGGTCTCCGTGGTGCTTACCAAAGAAGAAGTCCTCAAGggcaaagaagaaaataaagagagcGAGAAACCCGCTTTCAATTTCAAGTCCTATATGGTCAATAGAGCGAGAAACTTTGACAACCTCCCCTCGCTGCGCCATTTTGAGGATTTGATGGTGACTCCCTTGGCGCTCACCGTCTGTCACGGAGGGAGCGCCGGAGCTGTCACAGAGGGAGCGCCGGAGCTTCTCCCGAAAGAGAAGGATTCAGAAGGCGGCGAAGGTGGAAACAAACAAGGACAACAAGGGAAGGCGTCAGAGGGAGAAGAACGAGCTAGCGAATCGCCTTGCAAAGCTGAGTCGCAGCGCGGCATGATGAAGAGTTCAGATAAACCTCCGAAGGGGTCGAATTCAGGAACCCTAGCTGCTGAATCACCTGTTGTGAACAATCGGAGTGATG CAGAATTGCAGGGGAGCCCTGCTACGCCGAATATGGATGTCAAAGCTGAAAGTAAG GAGACAGATGGacctcaatttttttttcagataTATAAATCattaaattctctctctctctctttctaa
- the LOC107641760 gene encoding uncharacterized protein LOC107641760 isoform X7, with the protein MSSVNLNTSFLFHQGSRSRSPTFHLFHTLTKLPISSITTKKPQKGNRFFPFPSFSVSVVLTKEEVLKGKEENKESEKPAFNFKSYMVNRARNFDNLPSLRHFEDLMVTPLALTVCHGGSAGAVTEGAPELLPKEKDSEGGEGGNKQGQQGKASEGEERASESPCKAESQRGMMKSSDKPPKGSNSGTLAAESPVVNNRSDELQGSPATPNMDVKAESKETDGPQFFFQIYKSLNSLSLSF; encoded by the exons ATGAGTTCCGTGAACCTCAACACAAGTTTCCTGTTCCACCAAGGCAGCAGATCCAGATCTCCAACTTTTCATCTGTTCCACACACTCACAAAACTCCCCATTTCTTCAATTACCACGAAGAAGCCACAAAAAGGGAATCGATTTTTTCCTTTTCCTTCATTCTCGGTCTCCGTGGTGCTTACCAAAGAAGAAGTCCTCAAGggcaaagaagaaaataaagagagcGAGAAACCCGCTTTCAATTTCAAGTCCTATATGGTCAATAGAGCGAGAAACTTTGACAACCTCCCCTCGCTGCGCCATTTTGAGGATTTGATGGTGACTCCCTTGGCGCTCACCGTCTGTCACGGAGGGAGCGCCGGAGCTGTCACAGAGGGAGCGCCGGAGCTTCTCCCGAAAGAGAAGGATTCAGAAGGCGGCGAAGGTGGAAACAAACAAGGACAACAAGGGAAGGCGTCAGAGGGAGAAGAACGAGCTAGCGAATCGCCTTGCAAAGCTGAGTCGCAGCGCGGCATGATGAAGAGTTCAGATAAACCTCCGAAGGGGTCGAATTCAGGAACCCTAGCTGCTGAATCACCTGTTGTGAACAATCGGAGTGATG AATTGCAGGGGAGCCCTGCTACGCCGAATATGGATGTCAAAGCTGAAAGTAAG GAGACAGATGGacctcaatttttttttcagataTATAAATCattaaattctctctctctctctttctaa
- the LOC107641760 gene encoding uncharacterized protein LOC107641760 isoform X9, translating into MSSVNLNTSFLFHQGSRSRSPTFHLFHTLTKLPISSITTKKPQKGNRFFPFPSFSVSVVLTKEEVLKGKEENKESEKPAFNFKSYMVNRARNFDNLPSLRHFEDLMVTPLALTVCHGGSAGAVTEGAPELLPKEKDSEGGEGGNKQGQQGKASEGEERASESPCKAESQRGMMKSSDKPPKGSNSGTLAAESPVVNNRSDELQGSPATPNMDVKAESKVISCSGDRWTSIFFSDI; encoded by the exons ATGAGTTCCGTGAACCTCAACACAAGTTTCCTGTTCCACCAAGGCAGCAGATCCAGATCTCCAACTTTTCATCTGTTCCACACACTCACAAAACTCCCCATTTCTTCAATTACCACGAAGAAGCCACAAAAAGGGAATCGATTTTTTCCTTTTCCTTCATTCTCGGTCTCCGTGGTGCTTACCAAAGAAGAAGTCCTCAAGggcaaagaagaaaataaagagagcGAGAAACCCGCTTTCAATTTCAAGTCCTATATGGTCAATAGAGCGAGAAACTTTGACAACCTCCCCTCGCTGCGCCATTTTGAGGATTTGATGGTGACTCCCTTGGCGCTCACCGTCTGTCACGGAGGGAGCGCCGGAGCTGTCACAGAGGGAGCGCCGGAGCTTCTCCCGAAAGAGAAGGATTCAGAAGGCGGCGAAGGTGGAAACAAACAAGGACAACAAGGGAAGGCGTCAGAGGGAGAAGAACGAGCTAGCGAATCGCCTTGCAAAGCTGAGTCGCAGCGCGGCATGATGAAGAGTTCAGATAAACCTCCGAAGGGGTCGAATTCAGGAACCCTAGCTGCTGAATCACCTGTTGTGAACAATCGGAGTGATG AATTGCAGGGGAGCCCTGCTACGCCGAATATGGATGTCAAAGCTGAAAGTAAG GTCATTTCATGCTCAGGAGACAGATGGacctcaatttttttttcagataTATAA
- the LOC107641760 gene encoding uncharacterized protein LOC107641760 isoform X8 has translation MSSVNLNTSFLFHQGSRSRSPTFHLFHTLTKLPISSITTKKPQKGNRFFPFPSFSVSVVLTKEEVLKGKEENKESEKPAFNFKSYMVNRARNFDNLPSLRHFEDLMVTPLALTVCHGGSAGAVTEGAPELLPKEKDSEGGEGGNKQGQQGKASEGEERASESPCKAESQRGMMKSSDKPPKGSNSGTLAAESPVVNNRSDAELQGSPATPNMDVKAESKVISCSGDRWTSIFFSDI, from the exons ATGAGTTCCGTGAACCTCAACACAAGTTTCCTGTTCCACCAAGGCAGCAGATCCAGATCTCCAACTTTTCATCTGTTCCACACACTCACAAAACTCCCCATTTCTTCAATTACCACGAAGAAGCCACAAAAAGGGAATCGATTTTTTCCTTTTCCTTCATTCTCGGTCTCCGTGGTGCTTACCAAAGAAGAAGTCCTCAAGggcaaagaagaaaataaagagagcGAGAAACCCGCTTTCAATTTCAAGTCCTATATGGTCAATAGAGCGAGAAACTTTGACAACCTCCCCTCGCTGCGCCATTTTGAGGATTTGATGGTGACTCCCTTGGCGCTCACCGTCTGTCACGGAGGGAGCGCCGGAGCTGTCACAGAGGGAGCGCCGGAGCTTCTCCCGAAAGAGAAGGATTCAGAAGGCGGCGAAGGTGGAAACAAACAAGGACAACAAGGGAAGGCGTCAGAGGGAGAAGAACGAGCTAGCGAATCGCCTTGCAAAGCTGAGTCGCAGCGCGGCATGATGAAGAGTTCAGATAAACCTCCGAAGGGGTCGAATTCAGGAACCCTAGCTGCTGAATCACCTGTTGTGAACAATCGGAGTGATG CAGAATTGCAGGGGAGCCCTGCTACGCCGAATATGGATGTCAAAGCTGAAAGTAAG GTCATTTCATGCTCAGGAGACAGATGGacctcaatttttttttcagataTATAA
- the LOC107641760 gene encoding uncharacterized protein LOC107641760 isoform X12, translated as MSSVNLNTSFLFHQGSRSRSPTFHLFHTLTKLPISSITTKKPQKGNRFFPFPSFSVSVVLTKEEVLKGKEENKESEKPAFNFKSYMVNRARNFDNLPSLRHFEDLMVTPLALTVCHGGSAGAVTEGAPELLPKEKDSEGGEGGNKQGQQGKASEGEERASESPCKAESQRGMMKSSDKPPKGSNSGTLAAESPVVNNRSDAELQGSPATPNMDVKAESK; from the exons ATGAGTTCCGTGAACCTCAACACAAGTTTCCTGTTCCACCAAGGCAGCAGATCCAGATCTCCAACTTTTCATCTGTTCCACACACTCACAAAACTCCCCATTTCTTCAATTACCACGAAGAAGCCACAAAAAGGGAATCGATTTTTTCCTTTTCCTTCATTCTCGGTCTCCGTGGTGCTTACCAAAGAAGAAGTCCTCAAGggcaaagaagaaaataaagagagcGAGAAACCCGCTTTCAATTTCAAGTCCTATATGGTCAATAGAGCGAGAAACTTTGACAACCTCCCCTCGCTGCGCCATTTTGAGGATTTGATGGTGACTCCCTTGGCGCTCACCGTCTGTCACGGAGGGAGCGCCGGAGCTGTCACAGAGGGAGCGCCGGAGCTTCTCCCGAAAGAGAAGGATTCAGAAGGCGGCGAAGGTGGAAACAAACAAGGACAACAAGGGAAGGCGTCAGAGGGAGAAGAACGAGCTAGCGAATCGCCTTGCAAAGCTGAGTCGCAGCGCGGCATGATGAAGAGTTCAGATAAACCTCCGAAGGGGTCGAATTCAGGAACCCTAGCTGCTGAATCACCTGTTGTGAACAATCGGAGTGATG CAGAATTGCAGGGGAGCCCTGCTACGCCGAATATGGATGTCAAAGCTGAAAGTAAG TAG
- the LOC107641760 gene encoding uncharacterized protein LOC107641760 isoform X13, which yields MSSVNLNTSFLFHQGSRSRSPTFHLFHTLTKLPISSITTKKPQKGNRFFPFPSFSVSVVLTKEEVLKGKEENKESEKPAFNFKSYMVNRARNFDNLPSLRHFEDLMVTPLALTVCHGGSAGAVTEGAPELLPKEKDSEGGEGGNKQGQQGKASEGEERASESPCKAESQRGMMKSSDKPPKGSNSGTLAAESPVVNNRSDELQGSPATPNMDVKAESK from the exons ATGAGTTCCGTGAACCTCAACACAAGTTTCCTGTTCCACCAAGGCAGCAGATCCAGATCTCCAACTTTTCATCTGTTCCACACACTCACAAAACTCCCCATTTCTTCAATTACCACGAAGAAGCCACAAAAAGGGAATCGATTTTTTCCTTTTCCTTCATTCTCGGTCTCCGTGGTGCTTACCAAAGAAGAAGTCCTCAAGggcaaagaagaaaataaagagagcGAGAAACCCGCTTTCAATTTCAAGTCCTATATGGTCAATAGAGCGAGAAACTTTGACAACCTCCCCTCGCTGCGCCATTTTGAGGATTTGATGGTGACTCCCTTGGCGCTCACCGTCTGTCACGGAGGGAGCGCCGGAGCTGTCACAGAGGGAGCGCCGGAGCTTCTCCCGAAAGAGAAGGATTCAGAAGGCGGCGAAGGTGGAAACAAACAAGGACAACAAGGGAAGGCGTCAGAGGGAGAAGAACGAGCTAGCGAATCGCCTTGCAAAGCTGAGTCGCAGCGCGGCATGATGAAGAGTTCAGATAAACCTCCGAAGGGGTCGAATTCAGGAACCCTAGCTGCTGAATCACCTGTTGTGAACAATCGGAGTGATG AATTGCAGGGGAGCCCTGCTACGCCGAATATGGATGTCAAAGCTGAAAGTAAG TAG